One stretch of Eupeodes corollae chromosome 2, idEupCoro1.1, whole genome shotgun sequence DNA includes these proteins:
- the LOC129946928 gene encoding ankyrin repeat and SAM domain-containing protein 6-like, which yields METYSCAYRDPHSPLTPLTPISDLTLRKTFRDHSPSLIPITKITLNDCPTSKRKRSVANLAINNKSSPKHKPCAVSIVLPVIKTPEEERSAKKSSYLLNLKKILTPNSKPTPRSIDLEPRLGGNQKSSPTSSSSASKRPRFKCFRNSPSNVRPNSPRVMRILQDIGQEKYCDVFGKEEIDMDVFRLLTKGDLIKLGVQEESDIQAILKAVGQG from the exons ATGGAAACCTATAGCTGCGCTTACAGAG ATCCACATTCACCACTTACACCATTGACTCCAATAAGTGATTTAACATTAAGAAAAACTTTTCGTGATCATTCGCCAAGTTTAATACCAATTACAAAGATCACTCTCAATGACTGTCCAACTTCAAAACGAAAAAGATCTGTAGCAAATTTGGCCATCAACAACAAATCGTCTCCAAAGCATAAACCATGTGCTGTTAGTATTGTGTTGCCTGTGATCAAAACTCCCGAAGAGGAAAGATCAGCAAAAAAGTCCAGTTATttgttaaatcttaaaaaaatcctCACACCCAATTCAAAGCCAACTCCACGATCCATCGATTTGGAACCTCGATTAGGCGGCAATCAAAAGTCTTCGCCGACGTCATCATCATCGGCAAGTAAAAGGCCGAGATTTAAGTGTTTTCGTAACTCGCCTTCAAATGTTAGACCAAACAGTCCGAGAGTCATGAGAATTTTGCAAGACATAGGTCAGGAAAAGTATTGTGATGTCTTTGGGAAGGAAGAAATCGACATGGATGTCTTTAGGCTGCTTACAAAAGGTGATCTCATAAAATTAGGCGTTCAAGAAGAAAGCGATATACAGGCGATACTTAAAGCAGTTGGCCAAGGATag